The DNA region GCGCATGTGAACATCCACGAACAGCACGATGGTATGGCGTATTTCATGGACGAGGTTGTATGCGACCAACCCAACGATGGCAATGAAGAAAATAGGGCAACCGCATCGAAAACGAGAATGCAACAGCCGCAGTGAACCGGCTGGTGGCAATCGTGAATAATGGAACGAACAATTTTATGGTGAGTTTAGTTCTTGATATATCCCTTGAGGCGATAGGCGTACCAACCAATGGCTTCATGCAAGTACATGGAGGTTTTCTCGAACCCCGAATACCGAGGGATCAGGCTATATTTGGATTTGCCCTCCAGACTCACACTGGTTTTATAGTCGCACGCCACACACACCACCTCCAGGCCAGCCGTTCCATCGTCGTAGGGCTTTTACTATTTTACTTCCTGCTTCAGTTCCTCCTGGTATGAGCATGGTAAGCTAAAAATGTAAAATGTTTTCGCCCCCTGGAAACGGCTTTGGACGCCCCCATTGGCCCTCAGACGGGCGGATTGGACCCAAAAAAGTGCTGTAGTGGTTCCTAAAAGTCCCAAAACCATCGCCGAAACGGCCAAAAAGGGCACTCCGGGGTATATTTGGCCTCCCAGCCGTGCACCGACCTCCAAAACCTGTGCACCGACCTGCAAAACCTGTGCACCGACCTGCAAAACCTGTGCACCGACCTGCAAAACCCGTGCACCGACCTGCAAAACCCGTCCACCAACCTGCAAAACCCGTCCACCAACCTGCAAAAACCGTGCACAGACCTGCAAAACCCGTCCACCAACCTGCAAAAACCGTCCACCAACCTGCGAAACCCGTCCACCGACCTGCAAAAACCATCCACCGACCTGCAAAACCCGTGGACCAACCTGCAAAAACCGTGCACCGACCTCAAAAAGTGCTGTGGCGACCTCAAAAAGTGCTGTGGCGACCCATAAAAGTCCCGAAACCATAGCCAAAGAAGCTAAAAGGCGCACTTTGGAAGGTTTTGTGGCCACCTATCCCGCCGCCGTCCATTGCCACAACCCCGTTTCAGGGGGCCCCGAAAGGATTTGGGGGCACCCCCGGAGAGTTTCTACGCCCCCTGAAAAGGTTTCGGGGGCCCCCAGAGAGTTTCAGCGGCCCCTGAAAATGTTCCGGGGCGCCCCGGAAGTATTTCTGCGTCCCCTGAAAACCTTTCGGGGAGCCCCCGGAGAGTTTGGGGGAGCCCCGGAATATCATTCCCAGCGCCAAGGAATCATCTTCGGCCCGCGGGAAACGGTTCCTGGCCGCCGGAATTTGGGGCAAGTGAGGCCAAAAACCAGGGGCTCGCCTGTAAATGAGCGCCCCGCCGCCTCCCGGCGGGTATCGGGACGCACCGGAATCTCCAGCCTCCTTGGGACTGCCCGGCGCGGACGGCGATCCCCCGACGCAATGGGAGGTGGGGACGAGTTTGAACCCGGTGAACGCAGGCTTGCAAGCGCAGCGACGACCGTAGCGGGTTTAGAAAGTAAAACCCCGGAGCGATGGGTTCCGGGGTTTGGTTTGAGTTCCGGGGATCAGCCGTTGAATTCCTGGATGGCCTCGAACATGGCGAGGATGTTTTGCGGGGGCACTTCGGGGAGGATGTTGTGTACGGTGTTGAAGACGAAGCCGCCGCCTGGCATGAAGATTTCCAACCGGCGCCGCACGTGGTCCCGGACTTCCGCCGGAGTGCCCTGGTTGATCACGGATTTGGTGTCGCACCCGCCGCCCCAGAAGCAGATGTCGTTGCCGAAGTCCGCCTTGAGCCGCTCCGGCTCCATGTCCCGGCAACTGGTTTGCACGGGGTTGATGATGTCGAAGCCCGCTTCGATGAGGTCGGGCAGGAGCGCGCGGATGGAGCCGCAGGAGTGCAGGAAGGTTTTCATGCGCGTGCGTTTGTGAATGTACGCGCAGAGCTGGGTGTGGCGCGGCTTGAAGAATTTGCGGTAGGTGGCGGGGGACATGAAGGGGCCGCCGTTGGTGCCGAGGTCGTCGCCAAAGCGCACGATGTCTGCGGTGTCGCCCACGGCGCGGCAGATTTTCGCCAGGCCGGCCAGGTGCCGTTCGAGCAGGGCATCCAGCAGGGCCTCGACGTGGTCCGGCTCGGCGATGAGGTCCATGCAGAAGTTGTCAATGCGGCGGAGGAAGGTGCCCCATTCAAAGAGGTTGCAGCCGACGACGATCATCAGGGCGCGATCGGAGGATTGGCGCAGGGCGAGGGCGTTCTGGCGCAGGGTTTCCCAAAAGCCGGGGTCGCCGGCGTGATCCCACGGGCTGTGCACGAGGGCGGCCCAGAGGATTTTGGCCATCTGTTGGTCGAGGTCGCGGAAGTCATCCGGGTAGCCGTCCACGTACGGGAAGCAGCTTTGGTCAAAGAAGGTGCCGCCCGCCGGCATGTGGGCGATGTCGGTGCCGTCGGCCAGGCGCGCGATGACCGAGCCGTCCGGCTGGACTTCGGGATGAAACCATTTGGGGTATTGCGCGGGCTGGCCATCAGCGAGGGTGACGTTGTACCAATCGGCATCGCGGGTGTTGAAGGTGCGGCCGATGTCCAGGACGTCCACGCCGAGGCGCTGCAAGACTTCTTCCTCCGGCTGGGCGAGTTGTTGCACGACGTCGTAAAGGCGGGTCTGCCCGGTGTGGATGCCCAGGTGGCGTTTGAGGTTGCCATAGGCGATGGCGGAGATGCCGGAGCTGGGGGTGGCGCCCAAATCCACCGGCACCCGGTCCGGCTGGCGATGTTCGACGGCGGCCAGGATGCGTTCGCGTGAGGTCATGGTTATTTCTCCAGCAGTTCGATTTCGGAAAGGGTGGGGCCGTTTTTGGCTTCCAGGATGTTCAGGCGGAATTCCTGCGCGGTGACGGGCGGGAAGCTCTGGATGAGTTTGGCGCCGATGGTGGTGCCGGTGGTGAGCGTCTTCCAATCGCCCTCCGCGCGGTATTGGAACTCGAACTTTTGCACGCGGTTGGTGTAGCTCTCCGCTTCGCTGAGGCGCACTTTGCTGACGGTGCGGGGTTTGCCGAAGTCGGCGGCGATCCAGCCGGCGCGCATGTCAACGTCGGAGGCCCAGCGGGTGTGCGGGTCGTTGTCGAAGGCATTCTCCGGCCCGTACTGATCTTTTTGGTTCCTGTACACGTTGGAGGCGGTGGCTTTGACTTCGGCGGCGAAGGTGTTCTTGATGGCCGGCACTTCCATGACTGAGCCGTCCGCGACGAGCTTGATGATAGTGTCAATTTCCTTGCGGCCCGCCGGCGGCACGGTGACGGTGAGTTTGTCGCCGTCCTGTTGCACCGTGGCCGTCCCGCCACCGAGCACCGCGGCCGAGGTCACCTTGAGCGGCAGGTTGGGCAGGGTGATACTGTCACCCTCCCAGCGCATCACGTGCAGGTAAATGACATTGCCCTTGCGGGTGCTGGCCACGGTTTTGGCGGGTTTCCACGGGCCGCCGCGCGTGCCGTAAATGCTCTGGCCGTATTGGGCGAGCCAGGCGCCCATTTCCTTGAGGCGCTCGACCTGGCGTTTCTCGATGACGCCATCGGGCGTCGGCCCGACGTTGAAGAGCAGGTTGCCGTCGCCGCCCGCGCAGAGCACGAGGGTTTGCAGGCATTGCTCGAGCGTCTTCATGGTGTCGTCGGGCTTCCAGGCCCATTGATGGCAGATGGTCATGCAGGTTTCCCAGGGGCGCGAGTCCTGGTATTTGCCGACGCGTTGCTCGGGGGTGTCGAAGTCGCCGGGCGCGCCGGTGCGGTTGTTGATCACGATGTCCGGTTGCAGGGAGCGCACGTAATCCACGACGCCCTGGCCGCGCGTGCGGTCGAACTCCATGGGCACATCGAACCACAGGGTGCAGAGCGGGCCGTACTGGGTGATCAGTTCCTTGACCTGGGCGCGCAAGTATTGTTCGTAGCGATCCAGGTTATGCGTCTCGCGGCGGACTTTGCCGCCGGGGCTGGTGCGGGGGAAATCGGGATGATACCAGTCGCACGTGGAATAGTACGTGCCGAACGCCAGCTTGTTTTTCCGGGCAGCCTGCGCCAGTTCCTTGACGACGTCGCGGCCAAAGGGGGAGCGCATGATGTTGTGGTCGGTCTGCTTGGTATCGAACATGCAGAAGCCGTCATGGTGCTTGGTGGTGAACACCACGTATTTCATGCCGGCCTCGCGGGCGACCTGCATCCATTCGTCGGCATTGTAGTTGGTGGGGTTGAACTGCTTGTAGAGGTTGTCGTATTCCTCGATCGGCACCTGCGCGCCGCGCGACCAGCCAATCTCCGTGCCCTTGATGGCGACCGGCCCCCAATGGATGAACATGCCAAAGCGCCACGCCTGCCAGTTGGCAATCGCCTTCGCGGTCTCGATCGAAGTGGCTGGGGTAGCTGGGGTGGCTGGAGTGGCCAGCGTAACTGGTGGCACGGTGGCTGCACCCGGCTGCAAGCCGCGGCAGCCGGCGACCAGCAGGGCAAGGAGGAACGCCAGGGTTAAGAACATGGATTGCACCGACGGCCAGGAAGGCAGCACGGCGACTATTCGCTTATAGCATGATTTCATGAGTTCATTCAAACAGACCGACTAGGATTTGTCATTGAGGTTTTCCATATATTAATTATGGTTTTTGACATTGACACGATTCCATGAAATCGGGAAAATTATGCAAAGTCAGACCGTAAAAAAGCGACATAACGATCATCTTATACCATGAAAAACATCGGCATTATTGACCTGATCATCATTGTGCTCTACCTCGGCGGCATCGTCGGCGCGGGGGTGTGGGTGGGGTTAAGGAAACGCAAGGGGAGCGAGGCGGGCAGCTATTTCCTGGCGGGCAACACGCTGGGCTGGCCGTCCATCGGGCTGGCGCTGTTCGCCACCAATATCTCCTGCCTGCACCTGGTGAGTTTGGCGCAGGCGGGGTATGACTCGGGGCTGCTGATGGGCAACTTTGAATGGCTGGCCGCCTATACGCTGATTGTGTTGAGCCTGATCTTCGTGCCGTTCTACATGCGGGCCAAGATTTCGACGCTGCCGGACTTTCTGGAAAAGCGTTATTGCTCGCAATGCCGCGATTGGCTGGCGGGGGTGTCCATGGTGACGGCGATCATTTTCAACATCGCGTTTCCGCTCTCCACCGGCTGGCTGGTGTTGCACGGGGTGTTCGGGATTGATAAGTGGGTGTGCATCGTGACCCTGACCACGTTGACCGCGATCTACACCATTCTGGGCGGGCTTTCGGCGGTGGTGCTCACTGAGACGATTCAGGCGGTCATCCTCTTGCTCGGTTCGATCATCATCACCGGCCTGGCATACGTGAAAGTGGGCGGCTGGGATGGCATGGTCTCCCAACTGCAAACCGGCAATGATATGACCAAACTATCCATGCTGCGGTCTTCGGCGGTGGAGCCCAGCCTGCCTTGGTACGCGGTGCTGCTCGGCTATCCAGCCCTGAGCATTTGGTATTGGTGCGCCGATCAAACGATTGTGCAGCGCGTGCTGGGGGCGAAGGACGAGAACCACGCGCGCACCGGCCCGTTGTTCTGCGGGTTGATCAAAATCTTTCCCGTGTTCGTGTTCATCCTGCCCGGCCTGATGTTCCTGACAATGATTCAGGGCGGAAAACTGGATGGGTTGGTCCAACTGCGCGTGCGCAGCGAGGCGGTCGCCGATGCCGGCAAGGGTTCCGGTAAACAATATCAGCTCGAACTGAGCGGCGGATCGCTGGGCGGCCAGGTCCGCAAGATTACCTATGCGGAAGGGCAGCCGGCGCTGGATTTGACCAAGGAACTGGCCAATGGCGGCAAACCGATCACCCTGATGACCGGGTTGGAGGAAAAGAAATTGAACCTGCCCGCCAACGTCACGGTGATGACCTCCAAGGAAACCTACGGGCTGATGATCAAGAACCTGATGCCGGTGGGATTGTTCGGGGTGATGGCGGCGGCGCTGATGGCGGCGTTGATGGGCAACCTGGCCAGCGCCTCGAATTCGATTGCAACGTTGTTCAGCTATGACCTGTACCGGCGCTTCAGTCCGGCGACACCGGAGCATCGGCTGGTGTTGATCGGGCGGGTGGCGTCGCTGGCGGCGTTCCTGCTGGGGATCGGGCTGGTGCCGTTGCTGGATAATTACAAGAGCATCTTTGCCGGCATCAACGACATCATCGCCCATATCGCGCCGCCGATATCGTGCGTGTTTGCCGTGGGCGTTTTCTGGCCGCGCGCCTCCGCCTTTAGCGCCAAGTGGACCATGTGGGTGGGATCTCTGACCGGGGCGACGGTGTTTACGCTCAAGACGCTGCATGTGTGGAAGCCGGAAACCTTCGGGTTTATTCCGGCGTTCTTCTATGAAACGCCGTTCATGCTCATGGCGTTTTACCTGCTCTGCTTCTGCATTGGGCTGCAAATCACGCTGACTTTGCTGCGTCCGAAAGCGGCTGGGGAAGACCCGCAGAAACTGTATTGGGAACATCCGCTGGATTCCCTCAAATCGCCCGGCTGGCCTGGTTTAGCCAACTATAAATTTTTGGCGGCAATGGTGTTTGTGGCGATGACGGTGCTGTATTACATATTCAGATAAGCCTGGCTGTGCAGGTATCCGCAGCGGGACTTTAGTCGGCATTATCATGGCTGAAAAATCATCCTCCAACCACCGTAGCCAACGGCCCCCGGCTCAGGCGTCCTGTGTACTTAAAACGCCCTTGCCGCGTAGTCGTCGGAGTAATGGGGTTGGAAATTCAGAAATCCGAAATCCGAAATCCGAAATCTCTGGATCCCGTCTCCTTACCTCGACGGCTACGAAGAAATCCAAGGCCGTTTCAAGATGCCCCCACTCGATTCCCAGAGTGGCGTTGTTGGTGGAATCCGCGCGGGCTTATGGCCGGGGCTTGTTGCAGGGGATTGCCCATTATGTGCGCGATCATGCCCCGTGGTCCATGGATTACCAGGAACGCGAACTGAACGATCCGCCGCCGTCGTGGCTGGCGCGCTGGCAGGGGGATGGCATCATTGCGCGTGTGGAGACGCCGGCGATGGCGCAGGCCATCAAACGCTTGCGGGTGCCAGCGGTGGATTTGATCTATTGCCTGCCCGGGCTCGACATGCCCAGTGTGCGCACGGATGAACCGGCGGTGATCCGCATGGTGATGGAATATTGGCAGCAACGGGGTTTTCGCCAGGTGGCCTATTGCGGGTTCGACGGACTGTATTATTCCGAGTTGCGCAAGAAACTCTATCAGCAGGCGGCGGCCAAAGCTGGGATGACCTGCCACCTTTATCATGCGCCTCACCGTCTC from Verrucomicrobiota bacterium includes:
- a CDS encoding uroporphyrinogen decarboxylase family protein, with product MTSRERILAAVEHRQPDRVPVDLGATPSSGISAIAYGNLKRHLGIHTGQTRLYDVVQQLAQPEEEVLQRLGVDVLDIGRTFNTRDADWYNVTLADGQPAQYPKWFHPEVQPDGSVIARLADGTDIAHMPAGGTFFDQSCFPYVDGYPDDFRDLDQQMAKILWAALVHSPWDHAGDPGFWETLRQNALALRQSSDRALMIVVGCNLFEWGTFLRRIDNFCMDLIAEPDHVEALLDALLERHLAGLAKICRAVGDTADIVRFGDDLGTNGGPFMSPATYRKFFKPRHTQLCAYIHKRTRMKTFLHSCGSIRALLPDLIEAGFDIINPVQTSCRDMEPERLKADFGNDICFWGGGCDTKSVINQGTPAEVRDHVRRRLEIFMPGGGFVFNTVHNILPEVPPQNILAMFEAIQEFNG
- a CDS encoding alpha-L-fucosidase, giving the protein MKSCYKRIVAVLPSWPSVQSMFLTLAFLLALLVAGCRGLQPGAATVPPVTLATPATPATPATSIETAKAIANWQAWRFGMFIHWGPVAIKGTEIGWSRGAQVPIEEYDNLYKQFNPTNYNADEWMQVAREAGMKYVVFTTKHHDGFCMFDTKQTDHNIMRSPFGRDVVKELAQAARKNKLAFGTYYSTCDWYHPDFPRTSPGGKVRRETHNLDRYEQYLRAQVKELITQYGPLCTLWFDVPMEFDRTRGQGVVDYVRSLQPDIVINNRTGAPGDFDTPEQRVGKYQDSRPWETCMTICHQWAWKPDDTMKTLEQCLQTLVLCAGGDGNLLFNVGPTPDGVIEKRQVERLKEMGAWLAQYGQSIYGTRGGPWKPAKTVASTRKGNVIYLHVMRWEGDSITLPNLPLKVTSAAVLGGGTATVQQDGDKLTVTVPPAGRKEIDTIIKLVADGSVMEVPAIKNTFAAEVKATASNVYRNQKDQYGPENAFDNDPHTRWASDVDMRAGWIAADFGKPRTVSKVRLSEAESYTNRVQKFEFQYRAEGDWKTLTTGTTIGAKLIQSFPPVTAQEFRLNILEAKNGPTLSEIELLEK
- a CDS encoding sodium/solute symporter (Members of the Solute:Sodium Symporter (SSS), TC 2.A.21 as described in tcdb.org, catalyze solute:Na+ symport. Known solutes for members of the family include sugars, amino acids, nucleosides, inositols, vitamins, urea or anions, depending on the system.): MKNIGIIDLIIIVLYLGGIVGAGVWVGLRKRKGSEAGSYFLAGNTLGWPSIGLALFATNISCLHLVSLAQAGYDSGLLMGNFEWLAAYTLIVLSLIFVPFYMRAKISTLPDFLEKRYCSQCRDWLAGVSMVTAIIFNIAFPLSTGWLVLHGVFGIDKWVCIVTLTTLTAIYTILGGLSAVVLTETIQAVILLLGSIIITGLAYVKVGGWDGMVSQLQTGNDMTKLSMLRSSAVEPSLPWYAVLLGYPALSIWYWCADQTIVQRVLGAKDENHARTGPLFCGLIKIFPVFVFILPGLMFLTMIQGGKLDGLVQLRVRSEAVADAGKGSGKQYQLELSGGSLGGQVRKITYAEGQPALDLTKELANGGKPITLMTGLEEKKLNLPANVTVMTSKETYGLMIKNLMPVGLFGVMAAALMAALMGNLASASNSIATLFSYDLYRRFSPATPEHRLVLIGRVASLAAFLLGIGLVPLLDNYKSIFAGINDIIAHIAPPISCVFAVGVFWPRASAFSAKWTMWVGSLTGATVFTLKTLHVWKPETFGFIPAFFYETPFMLMAFYLLCFCIGLQITLTLLRPKAAGEDPQKLYWEHPLDSLKSPGWPGLANYKFLAAMVFVAMTVLYYIFR